From one Pontibacillus sp. HMF3514 genomic stretch:
- a CDS encoding SE1561 family protein, producing MNNETKIEELKLRLSTFMSRIDEMDPETTSVEDVDKLISMLEELEEQCK from the coding sequence ATGAATAACGAAACAAAAATTGAAGAGTTAAAATTACGTCTTTCTACATTCATGAGCCGTATCGACGAAATGGATCCAGAGACGACCTCCGTTGAAGATGTTGATAAGCTTATTTCTATGTTAGAAGAACTTGAAGAACAGTGTAAATAA
- a CDS encoding YfkD family protein, with translation MNVLMKRGAITFILCLSLFQTEMIHAESEETKREEVRNFLSSVLDISKENTYPNTPSMKEQVKPNELTKELLEDAKVQINNPQLIKMLNETDLQPSPLAIGYRGMIYMGEWPLNYETKEQSINWQYQKINTNQKDNQDGYESKNIHYSQEKERAVRGALTEKVDYPNQIKEMMLFEAQKRAELPLAFDTVIGEGTDMNLSYGVPSKKVGILEAYAPAVHEQGKVTFGEVYLKLKGSKTKIVIQNVETKDVGAWIPVQDRLSITFRAQ, from the coding sequence ATGAACGTATTGATGAAGCGGGGAGCTATTACTTTTATTCTTTGTCTATCGCTTTTCCAAACCGAAATGATTCATGCAGAGAGTGAAGAGACTAAGCGAGAAGAGGTGCGCAACTTTTTAAGTTCCGTCTTAGATATCTCGAAGGAAAACACCTATCCAAACACACCATCTATGAAGGAACAGGTTAAACCGAATGAACTGACCAAAGAACTTTTAGAAGATGCAAAAGTACAAATCAATAATCCGCAACTTATCAAAATGTTGAACGAAACAGATTTACAGCCATCTCCTCTTGCAATAGGGTATCGAGGCATGATCTATATGGGGGAATGGCCATTGAATTATGAAACAAAAGAGCAAAGTATCAATTGGCAGTATCAAAAGATCAATACGAACCAAAAAGATAATCAGGATGGTTATGAATCTAAAAACATTCACTATAGTCAAGAAAAAGAGCGAGCAGTAAGAGGTGCCTTAACAGAGAAGGTAGATTATCCAAATCAAATTAAAGAAATGATGTTATTCGAAGCACAGAAACGAGCAGAACTACCTTTAGCTTTTGACACTGTTATTGGAGAAGGAACAGATATGAACCTCTCTTATGGGGTTCCCAGTAAAAAGGTAGGGATATTAGAAGCCTATGCCCCAGCAGTGCATGAACAGGGAAAGGTTACATTTGGGGAAGTTTATCTTAAGCTGAAGGGGTCTAAAACGAAGATCGTTATTCAAAATGTGGAAACGAAAGATGTAGGAGCATGGATTCCCGTACAGGACCGACTTTCGATTACATTCCGGGCACAATAA
- a CDS encoding nucleotidyltransferase domain-containing protein, translating to MMIPENLKPLMDKFSSELDQLPNDLIKGVYLYGSIALGSFEDERSDIDFVVVLNRPIQEDEVKTLEDVHENLRQHPYGNRFDGVYIKEENLGKSNYELDPYLYISDGNLEEGHWDINAVTWWIMKHHGITVKGTPVEELPLHLEWSDVQKAMRYNIEHYWKEKKLQQFLEDDWVLSCVETNARILCTMKKGEIIPKTKAMQEAKDWVSEDWYPVLDEALRIRFDNEEESLFSSTLMRAQTVVNFTDYIRSACEPYFAATK from the coding sequence ATGATGATCCCAGAAAACTTAAAACCTTTAATGGATAAATTCTCATCAGAATTAGATCAATTGCCTAATGATTTGATTAAAGGTGTTTATTTATATGGCTCGATTGCATTGGGTTCATTTGAAGATGAAAGAAGTGACATTGACTTTGTGGTAGTACTCAACCGTCCTATTCAAGAGGATGAAGTAAAAACCTTAGAAGATGTTCATGAAAACCTGCGTCAGCACCCTTATGGTAACCGTTTTGATGGTGTTTATATAAAAGAGGAAAACCTCGGAAAGTCAAACTATGAACTGGATCCTTATTTATATATTTCAGATGGGAACCTTGAAGAAGGACATTGGGATATCAATGCTGTAACGTGGTGGATTATGAAGCACCATGGAATTACGGTAAAAGGAACACCTGTAGAAGAGCTTCCTCTACATCTGGAGTGGAGCGATGTTCAAAAAGCGATGCGCTACAATATTGAACACTATTGGAAAGAGAAAAAGCTCCAGCAATTTTTAGAGGATGACTGGGTTTTATCTTGTGTTGAAACAAATGCCCGTATTTTATGCACCATGAAAAAAGGTGAGATCATTCCGAAAACTAAAGCGATGCAAGAAGCAAAGGATTGGGTCAGTGAAGATTGGTATCCTGTTTTAGATGAAGCCTTAAGAATACGATTTGATAATGAGGAAGAGTCTTTATTCTCTTCAACGCTAATGCGTGCTCAAACAGTCGTGAATTTCACAGATTATATTCGTTCGGCTTGCGAACCTTATTTTGCAGCAACTAAGTAA
- a CDS encoding MFS transporter: MSQQRFRFLVLILLVTISGFTQGMLLPLIAVILEQNGISSSINGLHATGLYIGVLIASPFMEKPLRNIGYKPMILMGGALVFVSMSFFPFWESLWFWFILRVTIGIGDHMLHFGTQTWITTTADEDKRGRNIALYGLFFGAGFAIGPLMTRLVSINIAAPFLLSAGLSIVVWSLMFLVRNQFPEDEESYSTSSSSITRFAEAGKLAWVAFLPPFAYGFLEAALHGSFPVYGMRIGHDVDTLSLIIPTFAAGSLISQLPLGILSDRIGRKKVLLSVLAAGIICFFAAAYLEESVIWLFILFTLSGIFVGSIFSLGISYMTDILPKRLLPAGNIMCGIAFSIGSIIGPYTGGVFIELFPELSFFHVITTMLVLITIPIVFSEKENRALAST, encoded by the coding sequence ATGTCACAACAACGCTTTCGTTTTCTTGTTTTAATTTTATTAGTTACGATATCTGGATTTACTCAGGGGATGCTCTTACCTTTAATCGCCGTTATATTAGAACAAAACGGAATATCCTCTTCTATAAATGGTCTTCATGCAACTGGGCTTTATATAGGCGTTTTAATCGCGTCACCTTTTATGGAAAAACCATTACGTAATATTGGGTATAAGCCTATGATTCTTATGGGTGGAGCACTTGTTTTTGTATCCATGTCTTTCTTTCCTTTTTGGGAGTCGCTATGGTTTTGGTTTATTTTACGAGTGACTATTGGAATTGGAGACCATATGCTACATTTTGGTACTCAAACGTGGATTACCACTACTGCAGATGAGGACAAGCGTGGTCGTAACATTGCACTCTATGGCCTTTTCTTCGGAGCTGGATTTGCAATTGGGCCTCTAATGACTCGTCTTGTGTCCATTAATATTGCGGCACCTTTTCTTTTATCAGCCGGGTTAAGCATAGTCGTTTGGTCTCTAATGTTTCTTGTCCGCAATCAATTCCCTGAAGATGAAGAGAGTTATTCAACATCTTCCAGTTCGATCACACGCTTTGCAGAAGCCGGGAAACTTGCCTGGGTTGCATTTCTACCTCCATTTGCATATGGATTTTTAGAGGCTGCGCTTCATGGGAGTTTCCCTGTGTATGGGATGCGTATCGGACATGATGTTGATACTCTATCTCTCATTATCCCTACATTTGCAGCAGGTAGTTTGATTTCTCAACTTCCTTTGGGAATTTTAAGTGATCGTATTGGACGAAAAAAAGTGCTTTTAAGCGTCTTGGCAGCTGGAATCATCTGTTTTTTCGCTGCAGCCTATTTAGAGGAATCAGTCATCTGGCTATTCATTCTATTTACACTCTCCGGTATATTTGTAGGATCAATCTTTTCGCTTGGCATATCCTATATGACGGATATCTTACCCAAAAGACTTCTTCCAGCCGGAAATATTATGTGCGGAATTGCCTTTAGCATAGGGAGCATCATCGGCCCTTATACAGGCGGAGTATTTATTGAACTTTTCCCAGAGTTATCATTTTTCCACGTAATTACAACGATGCTCGTATTAATCACAATTCCAATTGTTTTTTCTGAAAAAGAAAACCGAGCTCTTGCTTCTACTTAA
- a CDS encoding Na+/H+ antiporter family protein has translation MLAWAVVVSVLVMTILSLLRVNVIFAIIAAALTGGLMADLSITESVKALVEGMGGQAKTALSYILLGAFAVTISYSGITKILVRNLISVLRGKRATLLLVIAGVASLSQNVVPVHIAFIPILIPPLLKLFDEMKIDRRGVASALTFGLKAPYVMIPAGFGLIFHQTIQDAMKQNGADVSLGGIAQSLLLPGSGMILGLLIAVFFTYRKSRERTVDQAEEAQEEAEEDLSGEKFGLRHVLTLVAIVFALIAQLYYGSMILGALTGLVFMYLFQGLTRMMNVVPLNKGNSIMSQGIGMMGTIAFVMLVASGYANVLQSTGSVEALVNQTSGALGDNQIIISFVLLVVGLVITMGIGSSFATVPILAALYVPICTAVGFSPLATAALIGTAGALGDAGSPASDSTLGPTSGLNADGKHNHIWDTCVPTFLHYNIPLFLFGWLAAVIL, from the coding sequence ATGCTTGCATGGGCTGTTGTCGTATCCGTATTGGTTATGACAATTTTAAGCTTGCTTCGTGTTAATGTGATTTTTGCCATTATTGCAGCTGCATTAACAGGAGGTTTGATGGCTGACTTATCCATTACAGAGTCAGTTAAAGCGTTAGTAGAAGGAATGGGAGGTCAAGCAAAAACAGCATTAAGTTATATTTTGCTTGGAGCATTTGCCGTAACAATTTCCTATTCCGGAATCACAAAGATATTAGTTCGTAACTTAATTTCTGTATTGAGAGGGAAGCGTGCTACGCTGCTTCTTGTTATTGCTGGAGTCGCATCTTTATCTCAAAACGTAGTTCCGGTGCATATTGCATTTATTCCTATTTTAATTCCACCATTATTAAAACTATTTGATGAGATGAAGATTGACCGACGTGGTGTTGCGTCAGCATTAACATTTGGCTTAAAAGCTCCATATGTTATGATTCCAGCTGGTTTTGGATTAATCTTCCACCAGACTATTCAAGATGCTATGAAACAAAATGGTGCTGATGTTTCACTTGGTGGAATAGCACAATCTTTACTACTTCCTGGATCAGGAATGATTCTTGGTCTACTCATTGCGGTATTCTTTACTTATCGTAAATCCCGTGAGCGTACGGTTGACCAAGCAGAAGAGGCTCAAGAAGAGGCGGAAGAAGATCTTAGTGGAGAGAAATTTGGTCTTCGCCACGTATTAACTCTAGTAGCTATTGTTTTTGCACTCATTGCACAATTATATTATGGAAGCATGATTTTAGGAGCACTAACAGGACTTGTATTTATGTATCTATTCCAAGGCTTAACAAGAATGATGAATGTTGTTCCGCTTAATAAAGGAAACTCAATCATGTCACAAGGTATTGGTATGATGGGAACCATTGCTTTTGTTATGCTTGTAGCTTCTGGTTATGCAAATGTTCTTCAATCGACTGGTTCCGTTGAAGCGTTAGTCAATCAAACATCCGGAGCATTAGGTGATAACCAAATTATTATCTCCTTCGTCCTATTAGTAGTTGGTTTAGTTATTACAATGGGGATCGGATCTTCGTTTGCTACGGTTCCTATCCTTGCAGCTCTATATGTGCCAATTTGTACGGCAGTAGGCTTTTCACCATTAGCAACTGCGGCATTAATTGGTACAGCGGGTGCACTAGGTGATGCTGGTTCACCAGCTTCTGATAGTACACTTGGTCCTACATCAGGATTAAATGCAGACGGAAAACACAATCACATCTGGGATACTTGTGTACCTACGTTTCTACACTACAACATCCCATTATTCTTATTCGGCTGGTTAGCAGCTGTTATCCTGTAA
- a CDS encoding DNA-3-methyladenine glycosylase, whose product MWKEDVTAESFYDFDYTLLRFSLDPLCKLNRDERWVDIPVTLGNERHVVRVEAHGTTSEPKFRIYSESIDRKEELLAHIHNLFQWDRDLEKIHEHFLDTNLDQLFNAHPGTPIVKDFHLYDCLMKTIIHQQLNMKFAFTLSTRFVQQYGEQIDGVWFYPTPERVAEIDYTELRELQFSQRKAEYVIDTSKLIVDGELDLEELAEKDDEEVMKRLTKVRGLGPWTVENWLLFGVGRADLLPKADIGIQNALKFYFERDSKPSIPEITEMSQGWEPYRSYASLTLWRSIEG is encoded by the coding sequence ATGTGGAAAGAAGACGTAACAGCTGAGAGCTTTTATGATTTTGATTATACACTGCTTCGATTCAGTCTAGACCCTTTATGTAAATTGAATAGAGATGAGCGATGGGTAGACATTCCTGTTACATTGGGGAATGAGCGTCATGTGGTTCGAGTGGAAGCTCACGGAACAACGAGTGAACCTAAGTTTCGAATCTATAGTGAATCCATAGATCGAAAAGAAGAACTACTAGCTCACATTCATAACTTATTTCAATGGGATCGTGATTTAGAGAAGATTCATGAGCACTTTCTTGATACAAATTTAGATCAGCTTTTCAATGCTCATCCTGGCACACCCATTGTAAAAGACTTTCATCTCTATGATTGTTTAATGAAGACGATTATTCATCAGCAGTTGAACATGAAGTTTGCTTTTACGCTTAGTACACGATTTGTTCAACAATATGGGGAGCAGATTGATGGCGTGTGGTTCTATCCAACCCCTGAGCGAGTTGCGGAAATTGATTATACTGAACTCCGTGAATTGCAATTTAGCCAACGAAAAGCAGAATATGTTATTGATACGTCTAAGTTGATTGTAGATGGTGAGTTGGATTTAGAGGAGTTAGCCGAGAAGGATGATGAAGAGGTCATGAAGCGCTTAACAAAAGTTCGTGGCCTTGGTCCGTGGACCGTTGAAAATTGGCTGCTATTTGGAGTTGGACGAGCGGATTTACTTCCTAAAGCCGATATTGGTATTCAAAATGCTTTAAAATTTTACTTTGAACGAGATTCCAAACCTTCTATCCCAGAAATAACTGAAATGAGTCAGGGGTGGGAGCCTTATCGAAGTTATGCCTCACTTACGTTGTGGAGAAGTATAGAAGGATAA
- a CDS encoding YitT family protein has protein sequence MKKFTIRSLFFIFGLLILSFGISLTIKADLGAGAWDALNVGLEDEIGLTVGTWVIIVGMVLIVSNALLAKERPDFLALITVTILGPMIDFWLEFFMADWAFTSFPVQLVVLLIGVVFVSLGIATYIQPKLPLIPIDNFMVSVQKRFNLQITKAKTLTEAFALLMAFLFGGPIGIGTVVILFMIGPTIQFFDPKAKHVLGRLLGEEIR, from the coding sequence ATGAAAAAGTTTACAATACGTTCATTATTTTTTATATTCGGTTTATTAATTCTATCGTTTGGTATAAGCCTTACCATTAAAGCTGATTTAGGTGCGGGTGCCTGGGATGCATTAAATGTTGGTTTAGAAGATGAAATCGGACTGACTGTTGGAACATGGGTCATTATAGTGGGGATGGTTTTAATCGTTTCTAATGCTCTGTTAGCCAAAGAACGTCCTGATTTTTTAGCATTAATCACCGTAACGATCTTAGGGCCTATGATAGACTTTTGGTTAGAGTTTTTCATGGCGGATTGGGCATTTACTAGTTTTCCTGTTCAGTTAGTTGTTCTTTTAATTGGAGTTGTATTTGTATCGCTCGGAATTGCCACTTATATTCAGCCTAAGCTCCCATTAATTCCGATTGACAACTTTATGGTTTCTGTACAAAAGCGCTTCAACTTACAAATAACAAAAGCTAAGACGTTGACTGAAGCTTTTGCTTTATTAATGGCGTTTCTTTTTGGAGGTCCAATTGGGATTGGAACAGTCGTGATTCTATTTATGATTGGTCCAACTATTCAATTTTTCGATCCGAAAGCGAAGCATGTGCTTGGTCGACTCTTAGGTGAAGAAATACGTTAA
- a CDS encoding OsmC family protein — translation MSELHFYLKNEGIRTSTEYGQLNISPDEEKGFRPYQLMVSSVASCSLSVFRKILDKQRVEYEDIKVTADVKRNADEANRIEKISLHYVVKGHHLDEDKMYKNLATSYKNCSMVQSVKDSIEIEETLECIELSL, via the coding sequence ATGTCAGAATTACATTTTTATCTTAAAAACGAAGGTATTCGAACATCTACAGAATACGGTCAACTCAATATCTCTCCAGATGAAGAGAAAGGGTTTCGTCCATATCAACTTATGGTCTCATCCGTAGCAAGCTGTAGTCTTTCCGTATTTCGTAAAATTTTAGATAAACAACGTGTTGAATACGAGGATATTAAAGTGACAGCAGATGTGAAGCGAAACGCCGATGAAGCAAATCGCATTGAAAAAATTTCACTACACTATGTTGTCAAAGGCCATCATTTAGACGAAGACAAGATGTACAAAAACTTAGCAACATCTTATAAAAACTGTTCCATGGTTCAGTCCGTGAAAGACAGCATTGAGATTGAAGAAACACTTGAATGCATCGAATTATCTTTATAA
- the pdaA gene encoding delta-lactam-biosynthetic de-N-acetylase, whose amino-acid sequence MPFSNMHAYGDNSYGWGYEKSRNHKPPKTGFYGDLLKKYGGYHIDPSGEKVLYLTFDNGYEQGYTDDILDVLKEKEVPATFFVTGHYIKSAEGLVQRMVNEGHIVGNHSWSHPDFSKMSKDRIKNELVKVEQAVANITDQDSMKYLRPPRGTFSERSLAISEELGYINMFWSLAFVDWHTNGQKGWKYAYDSVMKQIHPGAVMLLHTVSEDNAKALERIIEDLQKQGYTFKSLDDLVLKQILPDPMADFMN is encoded by the coding sequence ATGCCTTTTTCTAATATGCATGCGTACGGAGATAATAGTTACGGATGGGGATATGAAAAGAGTAGAAATCATAAGCCACCCAAAACTGGATTTTATGGAGACCTTTTGAAAAAGTATGGGGGATACCATATCGATCCATCAGGAGAGAAGGTTCTTTATCTAACATTTGATAACGGCTACGAACAGGGATACACAGATGATATATTAGATGTTCTGAAAGAGAAGGAAGTACCAGCCACTTTTTTTGTAACGGGTCATTATATAAAGAGTGCTGAAGGGCTTGTTCAGCGTATGGTAAATGAAGGACATATTGTTGGTAATCACTCATGGAGTCATCCTGATTTCTCGAAAATGAGTAAAGATCGCATTAAAAATGAGCTAGTAAAGGTTGAACAGGCTGTAGCAAATATTACCGATCAGGATTCGATGAAATATTTACGCCCTCCACGCGGGACATTTAGTGAAAGAAGTTTGGCAATATCTGAAGAGTTAGGATATATTAATATGTTTTGGTCACTAGCTTTCGTGGATTGGCATACAAATGGTCAAAAAGGTTGGAAGTACGCTTACGATAGTGTGATGAAACAGATCCATCCTGGTGCTGTCATGTTGTTGCATACTGTTTCTGAAGATAACGCTAAAGCATTGGAACGTATCATAGAGGACTTACAAAAACAGGGTTACACATTTAAAAGTCTGGACGACTTGGTGTTGAAACAGATACTACCAGATCCTATGGCAGATTTCATGAACTAG
- a CDS encoding serine hydrolase gives MRKVIMLCVFCLIGGIFPQIVFGEGAPHSLEHTMNKEIEKYLGKNTDRVVFRYENLQTGEFVSKGGSLAKRAASTIKLPLALLIIELAKSEKIDLDQKLTYRSYHHYGGSGVIQFNEEGTTYTVEYLVQKMLVHSDNIAYIMLREHVGRQKFINFMEELGADYAYPNGKNYTSANDLTLYLKHLYRIKEESELAEQVFKWLQNTAYNHGIPQGVKQPVAHKVGMIPMYNISNDTAIVLGESPYALTILTTNYSYNESKKIISELTTIIDRVHREFKPPIIAQPLEVLKNRALLL, from the coding sequence ATGAGAAAAGTAATAATGTTGTGTGTGTTTTGTTTAATAGGAGGTATTTTTCCTCAAATCGTTTTTGGAGAAGGAGCTCCTCATTCTTTAGAACATACAATGAATAAAGAAATTGAGAAATATTTAGGGAAAAATACTGATCGTGTCGTATTTCGTTATGAAAATCTACAAACAGGAGAGTTTGTTTCAAAAGGGGGAAGCCTTGCTAAAAGAGCTGCTAGTACGATTAAGTTACCGTTAGCATTATTAATCATTGAACTAGCTAAGAGTGAAAAGATTGATTTAGACCAGAAGCTTACTTACCGCTCTTATCATCATTACGGTGGAAGTGGTGTGATTCAATTTAATGAAGAAGGAACGACGTACACTGTTGAATACCTTGTTCAAAAAATGCTCGTACATAGTGATAACATTGCTTACATTATGCTTCGTGAGCATGTGGGAAGGCAAAAGTTCATCAATTTTATGGAAGAACTCGGCGCGGATTATGCCTATCCAAACGGCAAGAACTATACGAGTGCAAATGATCTCACACTATATTTGAAGCATTTATATAGGATTAAAGAGGAAAGTGAATTAGCGGAACAAGTTTTCAAGTGGTTACAGAATACAGCATACAATCATGGTATTCCACAAGGAGTGAAGCAGCCTGTAGCACATAAGGTGGGGATGATTCCGATGTATAACATATCAAATGATACAGCCATTGTATTAGGGGAAAGCCCTTATGCATTAACCATATTAACCACTAACTATTCCTACAATGAATCGAAGAAGATTATTAGTGAACTGACAACCATTATCGATCGAGTTCATCGTGAATTTAAGCCTCCTATTATAGCCCAGCCATTAGAAGTATTAAAAAACCGAGCTCTCCTTCTTTAA
- a CDS encoding AimR family lysis-lysogeny pheromone receptor — translation MRNEENSTQVFSSEQLKTVQDMIGENEPSLFSVLQELSKKYDEKTTIFLTKEFCLNCQTYENQRVGMEFLYMNGFREELKTLVNINKDSSNQNNVAWGEVYDFILHRKIMAQYRGEVLSFVDNYETDDEILRCLLIFIKIYGHIDLCEFDVIENYREELTSLLLNIDDTLLRIYFQLRENELLFLFHWMRNEVDIARNYAHNIIDNIFNQEKKCFMHIHLSETYIFEDFDLALEHVNCAREIALDYDLDYYVKAIDNNVIPFISAINGKYQGISTNDIAEQAHLAIAAGDNEKAIKLLKDIEKRTPFQDYYYGLAANDISLLLSSYKRFLNERNDQFFARLPYLELKKRGWNENEKNYHAN, via the coding sequence ATGCGAAATGAAGAAAACAGCACACAGGTTTTTTCTTCTGAGCAACTGAAAACGGTTCAAGACATGATAGGGGAAAACGAACCCTCTCTGTTTTCAGTACTACAGGAATTATCGAAGAAATATGATGAAAAAACGACGATCTTCCTTACAAAGGAATTTTGCTTAAATTGCCAGACTTACGAGAATCAGCGCGTGGGTATGGAGTTTTTGTATATGAATGGGTTTAGGGAAGAATTAAAAACTCTTGTAAATATAAATAAGGACTCAAGTAATCAGAATAATGTGGCTTGGGGAGAAGTTTACGACTTCATTCTTCATAGGAAAATAATGGCGCAATATAGAGGTGAAGTATTATCTTTTGTTGATAATTACGAAACCGATGATGAGATTTTACGATGTTTACTTATTTTTATAAAGATATATGGACATATAGATTTGTGTGAGTTCGATGTAATAGAAAATTATAGGGAAGAGTTAACGTCATTACTTCTAAATATTGATGACACCCTTCTTAGAATTTATTTTCAATTGAGAGAGAATGAACTTTTATTCCTCTTTCACTGGATGAGGAATGAAGTAGATATAGCTAGAAATTATGCTCACAATATTATTGATAATATATTTAATCAAGAGAAAAAATGCTTTATGCATATTCACTTGAGTGAAACTTATATCTTTGAAGATTTTGATCTAGCATTAGAACATGTGAACTGCGCTAGAGAAATTGCTTTAGATTATGATTTAGATTATTACGTAAAAGCTATTGATAATAATGTGATTCCTTTTATATCAGCAATTAATGGAAAGTACCAAGGGATTTCTACAAATGATATAGCTGAACAAGCTCATTTAGCTATTGCTGCAGGTGATAATGAAAAAGCTATAAAGCTACTTAAAGATATAGAAAAACGAACTCCTTTTCAAGATTATTATTATGGGTTAGCAGCTAATGACATAAGTTTACTATTAAGCTCTTATAAAAGATTTTTAAATGAGCGAAATGATCAGTTTTTTGCAAGGTTACCTTATTTAGAATTAAAAAAAAGGGGGTGGAATGAAAATGAAAAAAATTACCATGCTAATTAG
- a CDS encoding mechanosensitive ion channel family protein, whose product MFNLDEAAWDDTITDFLSNGFVQFFGVVILTYLAIFIIKRSVRSFFSKTSFIEERKEKTLESMISSTINYTATIGLIIFALTLLGLEVGSVLAGAGVLGIILGFGAQSIIKDLLAGIFFLYEKQLHKGDFIAINDKFFGTVEDIGLRFLKLREWSGKLLTISNGQVNSIENYNIDHMRVIEKVTVSFQEDPKKIYKLLEETCEQLNDELAHYLKTDPADQPIQPFQLYGMTSLNSDHRGYEYTVLGLTEDLVYWTASKETRRIIAEKMFDHNIQMSLQHIELPQSQSATPQEE is encoded by the coding sequence ATGTTCAATTTAGATGAGGCTGCTTGGGATGATACAATAACCGATTTTTTGAGTAACGGTTTTGTCCAATTCTTTGGTGTAGTCATTCTAACGTATCTTGCTATCTTTATTATCAAGCGCTCGGTTCGTTCCTTCTTCAGTAAGACTTCATTTATCGAAGAACGAAAAGAGAAAACGCTTGAGTCGATGATCAGTTCCACGATTAATTATACCGCTACAATCGGATTAATTATCTTCGCACTGACCCTCCTCGGTTTAGAAGTTGGATCTGTTTTAGCTGGTGCAGGTGTTTTGGGAATCATCTTGGGTTTTGGTGCACAAAGTATCATTAAGGATTTGCTAGCAGGCATTTTCTTTTTATACGAAAAGCAGTTACATAAAGGTGACTTCATTGCCATTAATGATAAGTTTTTTGGAACGGTCGAAGATATTGGACTCCGTTTTTTAAAGCTTCGTGAATGGAGTGGTAAGCTACTTACTATTAGCAATGGACAAGTGAATTCCATTGAAAACTATAACATTGACCATATGCGTGTTATTGAAAAGGTTACAGTCAGCTTTCAAGAAGATCCTAAAAAAATCTATAAACTCTTAGAAGAAACATGCGAGCAGTTAAATGATGAACTTGCCCATTACTTAAAAACAGACCCTGCCGATCAGCCAATCCAGCCATTTCAACTTTATGGCATGACATCCCTTAATAGTGACCACCGTGGTTATGAGTACACAGTGCTTGGATTAACAGAGGATCTGGTTTATTGGACAGCTTCAAAAGAAACACGCAGAATCATAGCCGAAAAGATGTTTGATCATAATATTCAAATGTCTTTGCAGCATATTGAACTACCACAATCACAATCCGCTACTCCCCAAGAGGAGTAA